The proteins below come from a single Candidatus Omnitrophota bacterium genomic window:
- a CDS encoding malate dehydrogenase: MKISIIGAGNIGGLTAMRLAETGFEDIILVDIAKGLAQGKALDLEDAGAILKYDYRIHGTDDIKEISGSDIIIITAGLTRKPGMTREDLLSKNALILKKICLNVKELSPNSIVIIVTNPLDLMTYLALKITGFKPQKVFGMGVTLDAARFANFISRELNAPYADIEACVIGNHGENMLILPRFTTVKGTALNNLLDAQKTGRLIEKTLQRGQEIVSLLGSGSAHFAPSQAITEIIKTIVKNEKHTIGVSAYLSGEYGIRDICIGVPCRLGKEGIEEIIELDLNKEEELAFLRSAESIRKNLELIKSFCHGL; encoded by the coding sequence ATGAAAATCTCCATAATAGGCGCGGGCAATATAGGCGGATTAACGGCAATGCGCTTAGCTGAAACAGGCTTTGAGGATATAATCCTGGTGGATATAGCCAAAGGCCTGGCGCAAGGCAAGGCCCTGGACTTAGAAGATGCGGGGGCTATCCTGAAATATGATTATCGTATCCACGGCACGGATGATATAAAAGAGATATCCGGGTCAGATATTATAATAATTACCGCGGGGTTAACCCGTAAACCCGGGATGACCAGGGAGGATTTATTAAGTAAAAATGCCCTGATCTTAAAAAAGATCTGCCTGAATGTAAAAGAACTCAGCCCTAATTCTATAGTTATAATCGTGACTAACCCCCTGGATTTAATGACTTACCTGGCGCTTAAAATTACCGGTTTTAAGCCCCAGAAGGTATTCGGCATGGGGGTTACCCTGGACGCAGCCAGATTTGCCAATTTTATAAGCAGAGAATTAAATGCCCCCTATGCTGATATCGAGGCCTGTGTAATCGGAAACCATGGGGAAAATATGCTCATCCTGCCCAGATTTACGACCGTAAAGGGCACGGCATTAAATAACCTCCTGGATGCTCAAAAAACAGGGCGCTTAATAGAAAAAACCCTGCAACGCGGACAGGAGATTGTTTCTTTATTAGGTAGCGGTAGCGCGCATTTTGCCCCTTCCCAGGCAATCACAGAGATTATCAAAACAATCGTAAAAAATGAAAAACACACTATAGGCGTATCGGCCTATTTAAGCGGCGAATACGGTATTAGGGATATCTGTATCGGCGTACCCTGCCGCTTGGGCAAAGAAGGCATAGAGGAAATCATTGAGCTTGATTTAAATAAAGAAGAAGAGTTAGCTTTTTTGCGTTCAGCCGAATCCATACGTAAAAACTTAGAATTAATAAAATCTTTCTGCCATGGATTATGA
- a CDS encoding isocitrate/isopropylmalate dehydrogenase family protein: MMHRITLIPGDGIGPEVTQAAKRCIEATGVEITWDEVIAGETAIDKYGDILPENVLESIKKNKVALKGPIVTPIGEGFRSVNVAIRQALDLYACVRPAKTYSGVASPYKDIDLVIIRENSEDLYAGIEFEEGKPETKKLIAQIEEYSKKKIRRDSGISIKPISITASQRIIRFAFEYAVKHRRKKVTVVHKANIMKFTDGLFLKAAREVAKEYLDRIVFEEAIVDNMAMQLVQKPHNYDCLVLPNLYGDIISDLCAGLVGGLGVAPGANIGEDLAVFEAVHGSAPKYKGLNKVNPMAMILSGVLMLRHIKEDRAADKLEEALKKVLAEGKSVTYDLKPDRNDPTCVGTKEMADAIIGKLR, translated from the coding sequence ATGATGCACAGAATAACCTTAATACCAGGTGACGGAATCGGACCGGAAGTAACCCAGGCGGCGAAAAGATGCATTGAAGCAACCGGCGTAGAAATTACCTGGGATGAAGTCATTGCCGGAGAGACAGCCATTGATAAATACGGCGACATCCTGCCTGAAAACGTATTGGAATCCATAAAAAAGAACAAGGTCGCCCTGAAAGGGCCTATTGTTACTCCCATTGGCGAAGGTTTTCGCTCGGTAAATGTAGCCATCAGGCAGGCATTGGACCTTTACGCCTGTGTGCGGCCGGCAAAGACCTATTCAGGCGTCGCGAGCCCCTACAAAGATATAGACCTGGTAATTATACGGGAAAATAGCGAAGATTTATATGCCGGCATAGAATTTGAAGAAGGTAAGCCTGAAACAAAAAAACTCATTGCCCAAATCGAAGAATATAGTAAAAAAAAGATACGCCGGGATTCTGGTATTTCCATAAAACCCATATCCATAACCGCTTCCCAAAGAATTATACGCTTCGCCTTTGAATACGCCGTTAAACACCGCCGTAAAAAAGTTACAGTCGTACATAAGGCAAACATCATGAAATTTACCGACGGATTATTCCTGAAGGCAGCGCGGGAAGTAGCCAAAGAATATTTAGATAGAATAGTTTTCGAAGAGGCGATCGTAGATAATATGGCCATGCAGCTGGTGCAGAAACCCCATAATTACGATTGCCTGGTGTTACCTAACCTTTATGGCGATATAATCTCCGATTTGTGCGCGGGTTTAGTCGGCGGCTTAGGGGTTGCCCCGGGAGCCAATATCGGAGAAGATTTAGCGGTATTTGAAGCCGTGCACGGTTCGGCGCCTAAATACAAGGGGTTGAATAAAGTCAATCCCATGGCCATGATTTTATCGGGTGTTTTGATGCTTAGGCACATCAAAGAAGATAGGGCTGCGGATAAACTGGAGGAGGCGTTAAAAAAGGTGTTAGCCGAAGGCAAATCCGTAACTTATGATTTAAAACCTGACCGTAACGACCCTACCTGCGTCGGGACCAAAGAGATGGCGGATGCTATTATTGGAAAATTAAGGTAA
- the lpdA gene encoding dihydrolipoyl dehydrogenase: protein MDYDLAIIGAGWAGFNAALKAKSKGLKTALIEKNNLGGTCLNRGCIPTKTLLASAKIYNLAKIAKIFGIETLNPHLNLNEAQARKNKIIQQLRKGMESALGGVDFINEGARLVSENTIEIGQRQINAKSILIATGSRPYALKDIKFDGKKVISSDEILDLEELPGSLLIIGGGVIGCEFASLFSSFDCGVSVVELEPQLLPGMDEEIAKKIEIIFKKKGIKIYTKTDATTVDLSNYNLVLVCVGRAPNTEGLGLEEQGVKLEGKRILVDEYLKTNLPNIYAAGDCANETMLAHFAAYQGEIAAENIMGHSHPKKVYSQNIPSCIFTEPEIGSVGLTEKEVKSAGTDVKINRFDFLGSGMARILNETEGFIKILSDKKTGQVLGASIIGPRATELIGILTLAVKSRLKISELKEIIFPHPTLSEGIASALKEGYGI from the coding sequence ATGGATTATGATTTGGCCATAATCGGCGCGGGCTGGGCAGGGTTTAATGCTGCGCTAAAAGCTAAATCCAAGGGCTTAAAGACCGCCCTTATTGAAAAAAATAACTTAGGCGGTACCTGCTTAAACCGCGGCTGCATACCCACCAAAACACTGCTAGCTTCTGCTAAAATTTATAACCTCGCAAAAATTGCCAAGATATTCGGCATAGAAACATTAAACCCTCACCTCAATCTTAATGAAGCCCAGGCCAGAAAAAATAAAATCATCCAGCAATTACGCAAAGGTATGGAATCCGCACTCGGCGGCGTTGATTTTATAAATGAAGGCGCCCGGCTTGTATCGGAAAATACTATAGAAATAGGCCAAAGACAGATAAATGCCAAGTCTATCCTTATTGCTACCGGCTCAAGGCCTTACGCTTTAAAAGACATAAAATTCGACGGGAAAAAAGTTATTTCCAGCGATGAAATCCTGGATTTAGAAGAATTGCCAGGGTCACTTTTAATCATCGGAGGAGGGGTCATCGGCTGTGAATTCGCGAGCTTATTTTCAAGCTTTGATTGCGGGGTTTCTGTTGTAGAGTTGGAACCTCAGCTTTTGCCCGGGATGGATGAAGAAATAGCAAAAAAAATAGAAATAATTTTTAAGAAGAAAGGCATTAAAATATATACTAAAACCGACGCAACTACAGTTGATCTAAGTAATTATAATTTAGTGCTGGTCTGCGTAGGCCGCGCCCCCAATACAGAAGGTTTGGGCCTTGAAGAACAGGGCGTAAAATTAGAGGGCAAAAGGATTCTAGTTGATGAATATCTTAAAACCAACCTGCCCAATATTTATGCAGCCGGCGATTGCGCGAATGAAACTATGCTGGCGCACTTTGCCGCGTACCAGGGAGAAATTGCCGCAGAGAATATTATGGGCCATTCGCATCCTAAGAAGGTGTATAGCCAAAATATCCCCAGTTGTATCTTTACTGAACCGGAAATAGGCAGCGTCGGACTGACGGAAAAAGAGGTAAAATCAGCAGGCACGGACGTAAAAATAAACAGGTTTGATTTTTTAGGTTCCGGGATGGCCCGGATATTAAACGAAACAGAAGGTTTTATTAAAATACTCTCCGATAAAAAAACAGGGCAGGTCCTGGGCGCTTCGATAATCGGCCCGCGCGCAACCGAATTAATCGGCATCCTTACCCTCGCTGTCAAATCCCGCCTTAAAATCTCCGAGCTGAAGGAAATCATATTCCCCCACCCGACATTATCAGAAGGGATCGCTAGCGCATTAAAAGAAGGTTATGGAATTTAA
- a CDS encoding 3-isopropylmalate dehydratase small subunit, translated as MKIEGKVIKLGDNINTDFIISGRYKFSITDIKELAKHIMEDIDPEFHAKIIPGKSMLVAGENFGMGSSREQAPLVIKESGISAILAKSFARIFYRNSFNIGLTLIETDTDKIEENDILAVDMDKGIVMNLTKNLTMQVKPLPKFMQEILREGGIVNYFKKYKELKV; from the coding sequence ATGAAAATAGAAGGCAAGGTTATAAAATTAGGGGATAATATAAATACGGATTTTATCATATCCGGCAGATATAAATTCTCAATCACAGATATCAAAGAATTAGCCAAGCATATAATGGAGGATATTGACCCTGAGTTCCACGCAAAGATAATACCCGGTAAATCCATGCTTGTAGCAGGGGAAAATTTCGGCATGGGCTCCTCGCGCGAACAGGCGCCTTTAGTAATAAAAGAATCCGGTATCAGTGCTATTTTAGCCAAGTCCTTTGCGCGTATATTTTATCGTAATAGCTTTAATATAGGCTTGACCCTTATTGAAACCGATACGGATAAAATAGAAGAGAACGATATTTTAGCCGTAGATATGGACAAAGGCATAGTTATGAATTTAACTAAAAATTTAACTATGCAGGTTAAGCCTTTGCCTAAATTTATGCAGGAAATACTGAGAGAAGGCGGGATAGTCAACTACTTTAAGAAATATAAAGAATTGAAGGTGTAG